One part of the Sarcophilus harrisii chromosome 5, mSarHar1.11, whole genome shotgun sequence genome encodes these proteins:
- the EVX1 gene encoding homeobox even-skipped homolog protein 1, with the protein MESRKDMVMFLEGGQLGTLVGKRGANLSEAVGSPGPEPPENMIHRNCLSPRSGPLASRERGGGGKEEEIERLPRTASGAGAESRSAGPAGVAPPPSSESPSAKGQQSSSDTESDFYEEIEVSCTPDCTAGSAEYQHRKGPCSEALAGSPSGGGEPPKSGGGGGPGGGGGGGGGGGSQGSLACSASDQMRRYRTAFTREQIARLEKEFYRENYVSRPRRCELAAALNLPETTIKVWFQNRRMKDKRQRLAMTWPHPADPAFYTYMMSHAAATGNLPYPFPSHLPLPYYSHMGLGATSASAATPFSTPLRPLDTFRVLSHPYPRPELLCAFRHPSLYPAPTTHGLGGSGGSPCSCLACHTSQSNGLAQRPSGSDFSCSSTTRTDSFITFTPSVLSKTSSVSLDQREEVPLTR; encoded by the exons ATGGAGAGCAGGAAGGACATGGTGATGTTTCTTGAAGGAGGGCAGCTTGGCACGCTCGTTGGCAAGAGGGGAGCTAATTTGTCAGAAGCGGTGGGGAGCCCTGGCCCCGAACCCCCAGAAAACATGATCCACCGGAATTGCCTGAGCCCCCGGTCGGGCCCCTTGGCGTCCCGGGAGAGGGGCGGAGGCGGCAAGGAGGAGGAAATCGAGAGATTGCCCCGGACAGCTTCGGGGGCGGGGGCGGAGAGCCGCTCGGCAGGGCCGGCTGGGGTGGCCCCGCCGCCCTCCTCCGAGTCCCCCTCGGCCAAAGGCCAGCAGAGCAGCTCGGATACCGAGTCGGATTTCTATGAAGAAATCGAGGTGAGCTGCACCCCAGACTGCACCGCGGGGAGCGCCGAGTACCAGCACAGGAAAG GGCCATGTTCCGAAGCCCTGGCCGGCAGTCCCAGCGGTGGCGGGGAGCCCCCCAAGAGCGGCGGCGGGGGCGGCccgggaggcggcggcggcggcggcgggggcggcggcTCCCAGGGCTCCCTGGCCTGCAGCGCCAGCGATCAGATGCGCCGCTACCGCACCGCCTTCACCAGGGAGCAGATCGCCCGCTTGGAGAAGGAATTCTATAGGGAGAATTACGTGTCGCGGCCTAGGAGGTGCGAGCTGGCGGCCGCCTTAAACCTGCCCGAGACCACCATCAAG GTGTGGTTCCAGAACCGAAGGATGAAGGACAAGAGGCAACGTTTAGCCATGACCTGGCCCCACCCAGCCGATCCTGCTTTTTATACTTACATGATGAGCCACGCAGCGGCCACAGGGAACCTGccctaccccttcccctcccacctGCCCCTTCCTTACTACTCCCACATGGGCCTGGGAGCCACTTCAGCCTCTGCTGCCACCCCATTCAGCACTCCACTGAGGCCCCTGGATACCTTCCGGGTCCTGTCCCACCCTTACCCGAGACCCGAACTCCTCTGTGCTTTTAGACATCCGTCTCTCTATCCAGCCCCAACAACGCATGGACTCGGAGGTTCCGGGGGCAGTCCGTGCTCGTGTCTGGCTTGCCACACCAGCCAGTCCAACGGCCTGGCACAGAGACCTTCCGGCTCAGACTTTTCCTGCTCCTCCACAACCAGGACGGACTCTTTCATCACCTTTACCCCCTCGGTACTGAGCAAAACCTCCTCAGTGTCCCTGGATCAGAGGGAGGAAGTCCCCCTCACAAGATAA